From Actinopolyspora lacussalsi, a single genomic window includes:
- a CDS encoding APA family basic amino acid/polyamine antiporter (product_source=KO:K03294; ko=KO:K03294; superfamily=52317; transmembrane_helix_parts=Inside_1_4,TMhelix_5_27,Outside_28_30,TMhelix_31_50,Inside_51_70,TMhelix_71_93,Outside_94_107,TMhelix_108_127,Inside_128_133,TMhelix_134_156,Outside_157_165,TMhelix_166_183,Inside_184_203,TMhelix_204_226,Outside_227_248,TMhelix_249_271,Inside_272_323,TMhelix_324_346,Outside_347_365,TMhelix_366_388,Inside_389_415), whose amino-acid sequence MRQAVPLALGAMLGAGVFLGVAPAVSIAGPWTPFAVPVAVVTAWCAASATRHQADSYGPTGAGYACVRDKLGVVPGRIAAGTGLFGHVAALTAVAGAAARYLPTPQPLAAVSLPLLAVLASTAGLRIRGLAGWLWLALTIAVLGVVTAACLAITPVDSPSVSPQGPLAVSGAAGVLFFGLVGFERLTAAADRTDRYPAAVLDRALPAVLLAAGAVLTVVLVAVSYQLGSARLALSPAPLLDALRAADAAALTSGVGTAAALAMSPVLLAVLESARSTGAALVSDGELPVLSRRAGPAGTPYPFDLVLAVAAASLTLFLGPEQAVPIAACCLLVHYALVNAAARVLLLDGGKLPRRTACLGMGLSVILAMSMPVPAMAVTLAVVVLVPVTAGSVRRSRGSGRSSRHERPPEEHDVR is encoded by the coding sequence GTGAGGCAAGCTGTTCCGCTCGCGCTCGGTGCCATGCTGGGTGCCGGGGTGTTCCTCGGCGTGGCACCGGCCGTGTCGATCGCGGGACCGTGGACGCCGTTCGCCGTGCCGGTGGCGGTCGTCACCGCCTGGTGCGCCGCGAGCGCCACTAGGCACCAGGCCGATTCCTACGGGCCTACAGGTGCCGGATACGCGTGTGTGCGGGACAAGCTGGGAGTGGTTCCCGGCCGAATCGCCGCCGGTACGGGATTGTTCGGTCATGTCGCGGCACTGACGGCCGTGGCGGGCGCGGCCGCCCGCTATCTACCGACCCCACAGCCGTTGGCCGCGGTCTCGCTCCCGCTGCTCGCGGTACTCGCCTCCACCGCCGGACTTCGGATCAGGGGATTGGCCGGTTGGCTCTGGCTGGCGCTGACGATCGCGGTGCTCGGTGTGGTGACCGCCGCGTGCCTGGCGATCACTCCGGTGGACTCCCCGTCGGTCTCGCCCCAGGGGCCGTTGGCGGTTTCCGGAGCGGCGGGAGTGCTGTTCTTCGGCCTCGTCGGTTTCGAGCGGCTGACCGCCGCCGCGGACAGGACGGATCGGTATCCGGCGGCCGTGCTGGACCGTGCCCTGCCCGCTGTGCTGCTCGCCGCCGGTGCGGTGCTGACGGTGGTGCTGGTGGCGGTGTCGTACCAGCTCGGCTCCGCGCGGCTGGCGTTGTCGCCGGCACCGCTGCTCGACGCGTTGCGTGCGGCCGACGCGGCAGCGCTGACCTCGGGAGTGGGGACGGCGGCCGCGCTGGCCATGTCGCCGGTGCTGCTCGCGGTGCTGGAATCGGCGCGTTCCACCGGTGCGGCTCTGGTCTCCGACGGTGAGCTGCCGGTGCTGTCGCGTCGTGCCGGTCCCGCCGGGACCCCCTACCCGTTCGACCTGGTGCTGGCCGTGGCGGCCGCGTCGCTGACGTTGTTCCTCGGGCCGGAACAGGCCGTCCCGATCGCCGCGTGCTGTCTGCTGGTCCACTACGCGCTGGTCAACGCGGCGGCGAGAGTTCTGTTGCTCGACGGCGGAAAACTGCCCAGGCGGACGGCCTGCCTGGGGATGGGCCTGTCGGTGATTCTGGCCATGAGCATGCCCGTGCCCGCGATGGCGGTCACGCTGGCGGTGGTGGTCCTGGTGCCGGTGACGGCGGGTTCGGTTCGCCGGTCGCGGGGTTCCGGGCGGAGCTCGCGCCACGAGCGCCCTCCCGAGGAACACGACGTCCGGTAA
- a CDS encoding leucyl aminopeptidase (product_source=KO:K01255; cath_funfam=3.40.220.10,3.40.630.10; cog=COG0260; ko=KO:K01255; pfam=PF00883,PF02789; superfamily=52949,53187) yields MTTPKLALVDGAAAKLTVETLVIGTVEGADGLELAPGTNEIAAAFDGNLTETLTLLGATGKAEEVVKLAASGSLRAEVLLAVGLGKRDPNEEIPSESVRRAAGAAARAMTGVSHAATTLSELDVSAAVQGTVMGSYAFTRYKSSPGDDPVSKVDLVVSEAKDDSAKSALKGATAIGEAVNTARDLINTPPNDLPPAAMAERASELGRSAGLDVEVLDADDLRKHGYGGILGVGEGSSRPPRLVRMRHKGQKGARKVALVGKGVTFDTGGISLKPAAGMDEMTSDMSGAAAVIATMVLAAKLNYPLDITATVPMAENMPSGTAYRPGDVLSMYGGKTVEVLNTDAEGRLILADAITRACEDEPEYLIEASTLTGAQLVALGKRTPGVMGSEDFRDRVAELSRATGEAGWAMPLPDELRADLDSKLADIANVTGQRWAGMLVAGRFLSEFVAEDVAWAHIDVAGPAYNSNSPWGYTPKGGTGVPVRTMAAVLADIAERN; encoded by the coding sequence GTGACAACCCCCAAACTCGCCCTGGTCGACGGCGCCGCGGCGAAGCTGACGGTGGAAACCCTCGTCATCGGAACCGTGGAAGGCGCGGACGGCCTCGAACTCGCACCGGGAACGAACGAGATCGCCGCGGCGTTCGACGGCAACCTGACCGAGACGCTGACCCTGCTGGGCGCCACCGGCAAGGCCGAGGAGGTCGTCAAACTCGCGGCGAGTGGGTCGTTGCGGGCGGAAGTCCTGCTCGCTGTCGGACTCGGCAAGCGCGATCCCAATGAGGAGATCCCGAGCGAGTCGGTGCGCCGCGCCGCGGGCGCGGCGGCGCGCGCGATGACCGGGGTCTCGCACGCGGCCACCACGCTGTCCGAACTGGACGTTTCAGCGGCGGTGCAGGGAACGGTGATGGGTTCCTACGCGTTCACCCGGTACAAGTCCTCGCCCGGTGACGACCCGGTGAGCAAAGTGGACCTGGTGGTCTCCGAGGCCAAGGACGACTCCGCGAAATCCGCGCTGAAGGGAGCCACGGCGATCGGCGAGGCGGTCAACACCGCCCGGGATCTGATCAACACCCCGCCGAACGACCTGCCACCTGCCGCGATGGCAGAGCGCGCCTCCGAACTGGGCCGTTCGGCCGGGCTGGACGTCGAAGTGCTCGACGCCGACGATCTGCGCAAACACGGCTACGGCGGAATCCTGGGCGTCGGCGAGGGATCCTCCCGGCCGCCGCGGTTGGTCCGGATGCGGCACAAAGGGCAGAAGGGTGCCCGGAAGGTGGCGCTGGTCGGCAAGGGCGTGACCTTCGACACCGGCGGCATCTCCCTCAAGCCCGCCGCGGGAATGGACGAGATGACCTCGGACATGTCCGGTGCGGCCGCGGTCATCGCCACCATGGTGCTGGCGGCCAAACTCAACTACCCGCTCGACATCACCGCCACCGTCCCGATGGCGGAGAACATGCCGTCCGGCACCGCTTACCGGCCGGGTGACGTGTTGAGCATGTACGGCGGCAAGACCGTCGAGGTTCTCAACACCGACGCCGAGGGCAGGCTGATCCTGGCGGACGCGATCACCCGCGCCTGCGAGGACGAGCCCGAGTACCTGATCGAGGCATCGACCCTGACCGGTGCGCAGCTGGTCGCGTTGGGCAAGCGGACACCGGGTGTCATGGGAAGCGAAGATTTCCGGGACCGCGTGGCCGAACTGTCCAGGGCGACCGGTGAGGCCGGTTGGGCTATGCCGTTGCCGGACGAGTTGCGGGCCGACCTCGACTCGAAGCTGGCCGACATCGCCAATGTCACCGGCCAGCGCTGGGCGGGCATGCTGGTGGCCGGACGTTTCCTCAGCGAGTTCGTGGCGGAGGACGTCGCCTGGGCACACATCGACGTGGCCGGTCCGGCGTACAACTCGAACTCCCCGTGGGGCTACACCCCCAAGGGGGGAACCGGTGTTCCGGTGCGGACGATGGCCGCGGTGCTGGCGGATATCGCCGAACGAAACTGA
- a CDS encoding hypothetical protein (product_source=Hypo-rule applied; superfamily=47823), with the protein MGLFERLRRRGRSRRTRPERNQDTEHLRQWAAQRRGVEGFLEPPTPVTETTIVFVAHDGEWTRRRIEGRDAAIRFTHRLGVPFYEVNKVGYPQRMRDYQRRQRVLRRREYRRGLEK; encoded by the coding sequence GTGGGCCTGTTCGAGCGTCTACGCCGTCGTGGTCGGTCGCGACGCACCCGCCCCGAGCGGAACCAGGACACCGAACACCTCCGGCAGTGGGCTGCGCAACGTCGCGGTGTCGAGGGGTTCCTGGAACCACCGACTCCGGTGACCGAGACGACGATCGTCTTCGTCGCCCACGACGGGGAGTGGACGCGGCGTCGGATCGAGGGACGGGACGCCGCGATCCGTTTCACGCATCGGCTGGGTGTCCCGTTCTACGAGGTCAACAAGGTCGGTTACCCGCAGCGGATGCGCGACTACCAGCGCAGGCAGCGCGTGCTGCGCCGTCGCGAGTACCGCCGCGGGCTCGAGAAGTGA
- a CDS encoding dihydrolipoamide dehydrogenase (product_source=KO:K00382; cath_funfam=3.30.390.30,3.50.50.60; cog=COG1249; ko=KO:K00382; pfam=PF02852,PF07992; superfamily=51905,55424; tigrfam=TIGR01350) — protein MTDTSADLVILGGGSGGYACAFRAAELGLSVTLIEKDKLGGTCLHRGCIPTKALLHAAEVADSARESEQFGVKASLEGIDIDGVNSYKDGIVTKLHKGLQGLAKAHEINYVEGAGTLVDANTVEVDGTRYTGTNVVLATGSYSKTLPGLEFGGRIIASEQALNLDYVPDKVVVLGGGVIGVEFASVWRSFGAEVNVVEALPHLVPNEDEYCSKQLERAFRKRGIKFSTGVKFTGAEQSESGVTVSLENGETIDADLLLVAVGRGPNTAGHGYEEAGVSLERGFVRTDERLRTNLPGVYAVGDIVPGLQLAHRGFQQGVFIAEDIAGLNPPVIDEAGIPRVTYSHPEVASVGLTESAAREQYDKVETFTYDLAGNGKSQILKTAGAAKVVRAADGPVLGLHLIGDRVGELISEAQLIYNWEALPEDVAPLVHAHPTQSEALGEAHLALAGKPLHVHG, from the coding sequence GTGACCGACACGTCCGCCGATCTAGTCATTCTCGGTGGCGGCTCCGGCGGCTACGCCTGCGCTTTCCGCGCGGCGGAGCTGGGCCTTTCCGTCACCCTCATCGAAAAGGACAAGCTCGGTGGGACCTGTCTGCACCGAGGGTGCATCCCCACCAAAGCGCTGTTGCACGCCGCGGAGGTCGCGGATTCGGCCCGCGAGAGCGAGCAGTTCGGCGTGAAGGCCTCCCTCGAGGGCATCGACATCGATGGCGTCAACTCGTACAAGGACGGCATCGTCACCAAACTGCACAAGGGTCTGCAGGGGCTCGCCAAGGCCCACGAGATCAACTACGTTGAGGGTGCGGGCACCCTCGTCGACGCCAACACGGTGGAGGTCGACGGCACCCGCTACACGGGCACCAATGTGGTGCTCGCCACCGGATCCTACTCCAAGACGCTGCCCGGTCTGGAGTTCGGCGGCCGGATCATCGCCAGTGAACAGGCACTCAACCTCGACTACGTACCGGACAAGGTCGTCGTGCTCGGCGGCGGCGTCATCGGTGTGGAGTTCGCCAGCGTGTGGCGCTCCTTCGGTGCGGAGGTCAACGTCGTCGAGGCGCTGCCCCACCTGGTGCCGAACGAGGACGAGTACTGCTCCAAGCAGCTCGAACGCGCCTTCCGCAAGCGGGGGATCAAGTTCTCCACCGGCGTGAAGTTCACCGGCGCGGAGCAGAGCGAGTCCGGCGTGACAGTCAGCCTGGAGAACGGCGAGACCATCGACGCCGATCTGCTGTTGGTCGCCGTGGGACGCGGACCCAACACAGCCGGGCACGGCTACGAAGAGGCGGGCGTGTCCTTGGAGCGCGGTTTCGTGCGCACCGACGAGCGGTTGCGCACCAACCTCCCCGGCGTGTACGCGGTGGGCGATATCGTCCCCGGGCTGCAGTTGGCGCACCGCGGGTTCCAGCAGGGCGTGTTCATCGCCGAGGACATCGCGGGGCTGAACCCACCGGTCATCGACGAGGCCGGCATCCCGCGAGTGACCTACAGCCACCCCGAGGTCGCCTCGGTCGGACTGACCGAGAGCGCCGCCCGGGAGCAGTACGACAAGGTGGAGACCTTCACCTACGACCTCGCGGGCAACGGCAAGAGCCAGATCCTCAAGACGGCGGGAGCCGCCAAGGTCGTTCGTGCCGCGGACGGGCCGGTGCTGGGGCTGCACCTGATCGGTGACCGGGTGGGCGAACTGATCAGCGAAGCCCAACTCATCTACAACTGGGAGGCCCTGCCGGAGGACGTCGCTCCGCTGGTGCACGCCCACCCGACCCAGTCCGAGGCGCTCGGCGAAGCGCATCTCGCCCTGGCGGGCAAACCGCTCCACGTACACGGCTGA